A single genomic interval of Ardenticatena maritima harbors:
- the rplR gene encoding 50S ribosomal protein L18, with the protein MSKRQRSRTPRAARKRRHLRVRRKVFGTPERPRLNVYRSLTNIYAQIIDDTVGHTLVSASTLEKGLRDEVKGLKPVEAARKVGLVLAERAKQAGITKVAFDRGGYKYHGRVKALAEGAREGGLEF; encoded by the coding sequence ATGAGTAAACGCCAGCGGTCACGCACACCGCGCGCGGCTCGGAAGCGCCGACACCTGCGTGTTCGCCGCAAGGTGTTCGGGACGCCGGAGCGCCCGCGCCTGAATGTGTACCGCAGCCTGACGAATATCTATGCACAAATCATTGATGATACGGTTGGGCATACGCTGGTTTCGGCCAGCACGTTGGAAAAAGGTTTGCGCGATGAAGTGAAGGGGTTGAAGCCGGTGGAGGCGGCACGCAAAGTTGGCTTGGTGCTGGCTGAGCGTGCGAAGCAAGCCGGTATTACCAAAGTTGCTTTCGACCGTGGTGGGTACAAGTATCATGGCCGTGTGAAGGCACTGGCCGAAGGTGCCCGTGAAGGTGGACTTGAGTTCTAG
- the rpsE gene encoding 30S ribosomal protein S5 has protein sequence MARREGRRERQETEFEEKVVHIARTAKVVKGGRRFAFRAAVVVGDGNGRVGVGIGKAREVPAAIRKGVERAKRNMIEVPLLGDTIPHEITVDFGAARVFMKPAAPGTGVIAGGAVRAVVEAAGVRNILTKSLGSNNIINVMQATFEGLKQMKDVHEEARRRGKPLAQIVPPWYKSEVEE, from the coding sequence ATGGCTCGACGTGAAGGACGCCGCGAGCGTCAAGAAACCGAATTCGAAGAAAAGGTTGTGCACATTGCCCGCACCGCCAAGGTGGTGAAGGGTGGTCGCCGCTTTGCCTTCCGCGCCGCTGTGGTCGTTGGCGATGGCAACGGCCGCGTTGGCGTAGGCATCGGCAAAGCGCGTGAAGTGCCTGCGGCCATCCGCAAGGGCGTGGAGCGCGCGAAGCGCAACATGATTGAAGTGCCGCTGTTGGGTGATACGATCCCGCATGAAATCACGGTGGATTTTGGCGCGGCACGCGTCTTTATGAAGCCGGCTGCTCCCGGTACTGGGGTGATTGCCGGTGGTGCCGTGCGTGCTGTTGTTGAAGCCGCCGGTGTTCGCAACATTCTGACGAAGTCGCTGGGGTCGAACAATATCATCAACGTTATGCAGGCGACGTTTGAGGGCTTGAAGCAGATGAAAGATGTGCATGAAGAAGCCCGTCGTCGCGGCAAACCACTGGCACAGATTGTGCCGCCGTGGTACAAGTCGGAGGTTGAAGAGTGA
- the rpmD gene encoding 50S ribosomal protein L30 has translation MSEKYLRIRYVKSMIGAKERHKRTVRALGLRRLGDEVVKKADPAILGMVRAVAHLVEVEEVEAPEAE, from the coding sequence GTGAGCGAGAAATATTTGCGCATCCGCTATGTGAAGAGCATGATTGGCGCCAAGGAGCGCCACAAGCGCACGGTGCGCGCTTTGGGGCTTCGCCGCCTTGGCGATGAGGTGGTGAAGAAGGCTGACCCGGCTATTTTGGGGATGGTGCGTGCCGTTGCGCACCTGGTTGAAGTCGAAGAGGTTGAAGCCCCCGAGGCTGAATAA
- the rplO gene encoding 50S ribosomal protein L15: MSEKDLKLHDLRPAPGSTKQRKRVGRGNSGKGGTYAGRGRKGQGARSGGTKQPWFRGMSTRMNRQPFVRGVGFRQVSRVEYRIINVERIDAAFDAGAEVTPDLLLEKGLVKRSKKPLKVLGEGEITKALTVKAHAFSQSAREKIEAAGGQAIEIPYEG; the protein is encoded by the coding sequence ATGAGCGAAAAAGATCTCAAACTGCACGACCTGCGCCCGGCGCCGGGCAGCACCAAGCAGCGCAAGCGAGTGGGTCGTGGCAACAGTGGCAAAGGCGGCACCTATGCCGGCCGTGGTCGTAAGGGGCAAGGTGCGCGCAGTGGTGGAACGAAGCAACCCTGGTTCCGCGGGATGAGCACCCGCATGAACCGCCAACCGTTTGTGCGCGGGGTTGGGTTCCGCCAAGTGTCGCGCGTTGAATACCGCATCATCAATGTCGAACGGATTGACGCTGCTTTTGATGCGGGCGCCGAAGTCACGCCCGACCTGTTGCTCGAAAAAGGCCTCGTCAAGCGCAGCAAGAAGCCGTTGAAGGTGCTGGGCGAAGGCGAGATAACCAAAGCGCTGACGGTGAAAGCACACGCGTTCTCTCAATCGGCACGCGAGAAAATCGAAGCGGCCGGTGGACAGGCGATTGAAATTCCCTACGAGGGGTAA